A region of the Salvelinus alpinus chromosome 24, SLU_Salpinus.1, whole genome shotgun sequence genome:
ATATGTAAAGATACTTTGCCCCTTGCTTTCCATttaatttttttctctctttttttttaaacacaagcTCTAAAACCTATAACCATTTTATTAACCAAAGATCTACATATGCTGGAACATATTGGAACAGTGACTTTTCATATCAAGGTCTTCGATGAAGGCAATATAAATTTAAAAAACGAAATCTGGCCAATGGAAAAATTAAGatctaaactatatacactacatggccaaaagtatgtggtatGCTCGccaaacatcttattccaaaatcatgggtattaatatggacttggtcccccctttgctgctataacagcctccactcttctgggaaagatTTCCAGTAGAtgttgcttctattcagccacaagacattagtgaggtcaggcactgatttgGGCGATTAGGCCAACATCCCAAAGGgatgggttaaggtcagggctctgtgcgggCCAAGTTCTTCCATACCGTTCTCGACAAACCATTACTGTATGAAcgttgctttgtgcacagggagctttgtcatgctgaaacaggaaaaggccttccccaaagttttaccacaaagttggaaccacagaatcatctagaatgtcattgtatgctgtagcgttaagatgtcactggaactaaaggaccTAGccggaaccatgaaaaacagccccagactattattcctcctccatcattTGAGTAGGTAGCGTCTCCTGGCATCGGCCAAACCCAAATTTGTCCgtcggattgccagatggtgaagcctgATTCATAACTCCagacgtgtttccactgctccagagtccaatggcggtgagctttacaccactcaatCCAACGCTTggaattgcgcatggtgatcttatgcttgcgtgcggctgctcggccatggaaacccatttcatgaagctcctgaagaaacagttattgtgctgacgttgcttcctgaggcagtttggaactcgtagTGGGTgtagcaaccgaggacagatgatttttacgcgcttcagcactcggcggtcctattctgtgagcttgtgtggactaCCACTTTGTGACTGAGCCGTTGTGTGcgctattttatacacctgtccacAATGGGTGTGGCTAAAATAACTGACTCCACTAAttgaagggctgtccacatacttttggccatgtagtgtatgtgaactaATGGCTAATTTGGATGAGCTAAAGTCACCTTGAGGACAGAGGCAAGGCTCTGATTTTAAAAATGCATGGATCGATTTGGGTGCTTCCTTCATTGCTcaaaaatacacatttatttTACACAATATATTTCAACTAGgcttttaacaaggcactccTCTGGTATGGATTAATATTCTCGCATATTTGACAGTTTATGGGACGGGGATGTGTAAGGAAGAGCTGTCATTACAGAGCCCCCAGTACGCATCACAACCATACACTTCCTTAAAACCATAACGACTTCACAATACAGATTACTGCATTATGGGGCAGCGTTCTTATCAAAGCAAAACCAGGCATACTATAAAGTGAAAAATCAACTAGTCAGAATTGTGTTTAGAAAAGAGAAGATGCAAAACAGGGGAATTATAAATGGGCAAACTTGCAGTGATGCACATTTGGACCACAACTACATCACTCAaaacccacacattcacacacacacattcacactgcaATGTAAAGGGTTATCGGTGCTCTGGCATGTGGGAGTAGTCAGGGCGGCGGAGGAGGGGCTCCTTGTGTGATGGAGGCGGTTCATACGCTCTAGCTGGGGCGTAGGTAGCAGGCGCTTCCAGGTTGTGGGCCTCCGTCGGGGGCGGGGCCTGCATGGGCATCTGGTAGTTGGGCATTGTGGGGGGCATCTGGGTCGGGGCTGGAGGAGGGTAGCCATATTGGTACTGCTGGTACTGTTGTTGGTACTGCTGGTACTGTTGGTACTGCTGGACCTGCTGATAGTACTCTGCATAGCATCTGAAGTTGAGAAAAGAGAAAGGCTGTTGAACATGTTTGATCTGCTTCAAAATAACAAAACTGCCCCAAACGTGCATCATGTACCTGGCAATGGGGTCTCTATCAGCAGCCGGGTCCTCTGGTCGGCCGGGTGGCGTTGGGAGGAGGGCGCGGCGTTTGGGGCGTGGCTGGGGGAAGGGCTGGGGCACAGGGTCAGGCAGCAGTGGGGTGGAGCGGCGTACTGGGCTGCGGTCCCTGTCCCCTGACTTAGTCCCCATCTGCTGCTCAGCTAGAACCTGCTGGCCCTGCTGGAAGAAGCGGGCCCGTGCTGCCTCAAAGATGGCCTGGGCAGTGGGTTCTGCACCCCCCATGGAGCCATAGGCTGAGCTGGCGTTGTAGAGGGCCGAGGCTCCACCGTAGGCCGGGTTGACAGCAGCCTGGGCTGACGGTGCCTCTCCAGCTGTGGGGTCGTACTGGTTACTGTAGCCTTCTGTGTCCGGTGTGGCTGAATTCTGATAGCTGGCTGCCTGGTTGGCTATAGAGTCGTATACCTGATCCGCTACAGAGCCGTACACCTGGCTGGCGAGGGCACCGTAGACCGCAGGGCTCACTGGAGTACCATCTGTGGCGCTGGCTGCCGTCATGCCCTTTAGTGCAGCGTACGTGGGATCAAAGCTTGTTGTGTTGTAGACAGAGTTGTGCAAGCTCTGCTGCACCTGAAGAGGCAGACCTGCTGCTGCAGCAACGGCAGCAGCCAGTACAGCAGCCTGACTCTGGTGGTGCTCCATATGAGGGTTGATGGAGGGGTTTTCAGTGGCATAGTGACTCATGACGGGGGCCTTTGCTGTAGTCGTGGTGGGATTACTGGGCTGCACATTGGAGAGCTCCACAGAGAGCGGTCGGCCTTTGAAGGTGGTCCCATGGAGAGCCTCAATAGCCTGCACTGCATCCTCCTTCCGCTCCATGTGTACAAAGGCATAGCCCGCAGAGGAGGAGAGCCTCGCTGTAACCAAGCACAGGATGACAAGACAGTCAGCTAATGAAAGTAACCACTAACCATGTTTACCATGCAACCATTCTGATGAGTAAAGTACAGGTTTGATAAAACTCACCATAGGCCTGATGGAAATGGCAAAATTGTCTTAACTTTCCTAAATGTTGACAAAACACGTTCGACAGGATTGTATAAAAACAATTTTATGGTGAAATATAATGCGATAAACTGTGGTGGATATGCTTTTTTTGCATAGTTGTTGCTAGAATAACCATCATATGGAAGTAAACTTGCACTTATGCTATGTTGTGCGGTCCTCCTACTACGAGGTGAAAAAAATGCAGTTTAGTAACAGataaaataagttatgatgaagctgatgagcttgatgcttaTTTCCAATACATTTCAAAAGGTCTAAATGTAGATGCTGGTGACAAAGTGATCAGTGCTTGGCTGTCGATTACATTTAATTGACCAATAAAAATGATCTTCCTCTTAGCCATAATCTCATGTACCCTGTGTGTTGTATCTGCCAGCTATAGGCTAGAGTGCACGTTCCACGACCACCATGGACAAATGTACTGTTTATCCCAAGAGTTTGTGCCAAAACCATTGACAGAGATAAGATACAGAACAAAGTGTTTATATGCATGATGTCATTACACACAGCTTTGTATCCTCAAAAGACCAATTTGATGAAAACACCCCTACCAGTATAATTTTAATACCAGTATTTGCTTTAAGATCTTTTGACAAGTGGATGGGGGGGTAGAGACTCACCTTTGACCTTATCACACTCCAGAACTTTCCCAAAGGTCTGAAAGAGCTCTTGCAGGTCCTCAGCAGAACACATGGCACTGAGGTTCCCCACAAACACCTTGGTGGAATGCATGGGCCTTCCGCGGGACTCTTCAACCACCAGGTTGCGGCCACGGAACTCCCGTCCATTCAGTTCCCTTATGGCTAGATCAGCAGCACCATCTCCCTGGAGATGGATGAAGGCAAACTGCCTGAGTACACTGCAGGTGACCACCTGTCCATATGGCCCAAAGAGCTGTGTCAGGTCCTCCTGAGAGGTGTCCAAAGCCAGGTTCCCCACAAAGAGCTTTATAGCTTCGTTCTTATCCGTTGACTCCATGGTTGGGTACACCTGGGGAAGGAGCAGGGTGTCAGTgacctagctagctaatttaagtTTATATTTTAGCCGATGACATAATTGTAAAGGGACGTCTAAGAAAAAACTGCATGCAACCACTATAGGCAAATCATGAATATAGTAGTTTAATAAAACGTGACATGTAACTAACAATAGTTTAACGCATAAAGCTAAAACTAGTCCATGATCAACATTAGAAaacctagctagcaagctaacgttagcttcccCCTCCCTTCTCGAGTCGAGGTGGCATCAATTCGGTGATGCTTGGCAACACCCGATCGGGAAACACGAGATGCTCATATAGTTACATGAAATTGCTGTACTATACAAACATTAGTTGGTCGAGGTGTGATCAGATTTATCCTGGCtcgctagctggctagctaaatgATAAATTCGGCGCGGATTAGAGTTAGCTTACTGGCTAGCTAAACTAGCCATTTTGCGGTGTTGAAAAATATTGTTCAGAAGCAGTTTAACTAATTACATCTATTTGCAACTATTTAGAGCATTATGCACATTTTTATATCACATTGTGCATTCATAAAAGTTGCCGAGTTAAACAAAAATTACTAAAGTTTACACAGACAAAAAATAAGCACACTGTGCATCCATCTTACCTAACGCGGTGCAATATTTCCAATGACCACCTCCGGTTCCGATCTTTGAGAGAGTGACGTATGATATTTTCAACAAATCACTAGAGCAGAAGTCTGGTTACACGTAAACGTTCATGGTAGGCGTATTACACGATGTCGGCTACAATCTTTTTCTACAATGTAAATGACCATGTTGTTTGAGTGACGTGTACAAGGCTACCACTGAGTGTTACAACCATAGTGATCCTTGTATTCGAATTCCTAATGTTATGCTTTCAACCATTACTTCTTGTTGTTGCATTTGCCTGGTAAATGATGTCAATTCTTGTCTCTAAAGTATCAAATTAAACAGACATTTACATTTCAATAAATAGGCTGTGTATGTCTGTATAATATGTTAATAATTGCAACCTAATTTGGTTGCAATGGTGGTGAACACTCGGACGTTTAAAAATAATTGATGCAGATTAATTGTCTAGCCCTCCACAAAGTACAGATAGATTGTAATTGTTTTTTAGAGGCGAATTTCCCATTCAAAAGACTGTATCAATTGAATTTCCGCAACGTGGTGACGGGCGCACGCGTATTTAACCTTGGTTCAGGTTTGTTTCTCTCCCAAGTGTGAATGGAAAATATAAGGAAGACAGCAGAGGAGTGCCAGGACCTTCTGAACTACAGCTTCACAGAGACTGGAGAGTCCCAGACAGACATCATGGCATATCCAGAGATCTAGGACTATTACATTCTCTATACTTTTGAAGTTTCAATGGCATTTGGAAATTCAGGGATCAGGTGGGATTTACAGTAGGCTATTCAGAATAATCTCTGGACGACAGGGGATCGGGAGATGAAGGTAAATTATGTAATGTTGCCATTTATTTGAAAGTGTAAAAACAAGAAACAGTTGTGAATATTTGTATGATTAGTGAAATCACGAGACCTGACACTCATTAACTGAAGGTATGCAAGAAGACCGCAGATCAAGGAAGTGCCGCGCACAGAGTGGTACAGACCGAGCAGCACGCAAGGCAAAACGTGTCGGTAGATAAGACGTGGAAACAAGTATGTTGGAAGTCCATACCATATCCACAAATAGGGTGCTGTAATGTTATTATtaattcaaataaaatacaaaatacatttgttCAATTTACTGAATGAAGTACCCTTTGATATCATGGTCAGTTATTACAATATAGTAAACTGTTAtttatggagaaaaaaaatcaccaCTGGTTCCACAACATAAGAGCTGTATAACGCCATTAATGAACTCATTTTAAACTACTTGTTTGGCACTACACCTTCATGTTATTCTAGCAtttcacaagcatttcgctacaccctcaataacataatttactaaacacgtgtatgtgactaataaaatttgattttgatttgatactgTATATTCAGGTCCTGGCAGGTCATTACACCATCATGTTATTCTAGTGATACTGTATATTCAGATCCTGGCAGGTCATTACACCATCATGTTATTCTAGTGATACTGTATATTCAGGTCCTGGCAGGTCATTACACCTTCATGTTATTCTAGTGATACTGTATATTCAGGTCCTGGCAGGTCATTACACCGTCATGTTATTCTAGTGATACTGTATATTCAGATCCTGGCAGGTCATTACACCTTCATGTTATTCTAGTGATACTGTATATTCAGGTCCTGGCAGGTCATTACACCTTCATGTTATTCTAGTGATACTGTATATTCAGATCCTGGCAGGTCACAGTTGTTTTTTTGTCAGTTATACAATAGTCTCATTGGGTCAGTCTTATGAGGTTCAATAGCAGGCTTCGGAATAGGCTATTCATTCTGCATTAAACATATGAATACACATTTAAGCTACTGGTTTAAATTTTAGACCTGTACCTCTCAATTGTTTGCTGGGTTAGATTAGCATTTTCACACACTTCTCTGTAGGTTTGGAGAGTGTTTTCACCAAGTCTCACCAAGTCTAAACTTGCCAGGCTTCTATGGAGACTTGGGCAGCCAGCCCTACATCCACCTCTTCTCTAGAATGGTGTTTTAGGCTCAGGGGCATATATACAGCAGCAGCCAATCCCTGGAAGGAAGTTGGAGGTGATAACAGCCTGTGCACATAACTACCTCTGTCAAAATATAGCCACACCTTCTCATATTCAAAGGGTTTAAAAAGCTAAGACAAAATTATACTTCATTCCCAGCAAGTTCACTGTTGAGGGTAGGATCCTTAGGATATGTGCACACACTAGagccacacacactaaacacccTCACGTGTGGTGAGTCGTACTCAGTTGATGACATACACCCTCCAGATTACTCAGTGAGAGGAAGGAATACGGTTTGGGAGTTTCCCAGAAGGACAGAAGTAGTGGTCAGCACGGAACACAGAACACATGACATGATGCATGCTGGTGTTACCAGAACGGAACAGGAAGGGTACTGATTATGAAGCATTAGTCTGAGGAAGAGCAGAACCTCAAAGAACATGTATTCTCTTGCTGGTGTTTTACCTTCAATGGGAAGCATCATTGTGGCAACATAAAGCATAACCACATGGTGTACAGATACCATATAGTACCCGtgctatatactgtatgtctctgttcCCCAGATGCAGGAGGACCCGGTGTATGATTTCCCTGAGCCGGTAGGGAAGCCGATAGGAGAGAGGCGGGCTTGTCTTCAGCGTAGCTCCCTGAAGAGCATCAGTGTGCTGGACCGTCTGCTTCTCACACACCCCGTCTGGCTGCAGCTGTCCATCAACTCTGCTACCGCTCTGCACATCCTACAGAGGGAGCCGCCTGGGGtgagaccagtggaggctgctgaggggaggatggctcatagtaatggctggaatggagcaaatggaatggcataattttgtttgatgtatttgataccattccatctattccactccagccattaccacgagcatttcctacccaattaaggtgccaccaacctcctgtgggtgAGACGCACACTGCACACAAACCACAACCTAAGTTTGCATATATCTGTCTCTGCAGACCTTTCTAGTGCGCAAGTCCAACACCTCGCAGAAGAAAGTGCTGTGTGTCAGGCTTGCAGATGACTGCCTCCCCTCCTTTTTCAAACAATTTGTCATCCAGGAATTGGACTCCAGTGAGTGTTGAAAGAGAAAGCCAGAGATGTTCCATCTACAGCCCGTTGCAGTGAACAATGAGGGTCTTACTAATGATCTTATCCTTGCTTCCCCATCTCCCTTCCATTCACAGCTTTCTCCTTGGAGAGAGCTGCTATCAGTTTCCCTGACCTCTGCCGGCTCATCGCCTTCTACTGTGTTAGCCGGTATGTTCTACATCACAGTAGAATAGGTTCAGGACCTTTAGACCAATCAGACATGTCTATAAAACCTATTGTATGTGCTGTCTATTTCAGGGATGTGTTGCCCTTCCCCCTGGAGCTCCCTGAGGCCATAGTCAAGGCTTCATCCCACAAACAGCTGGAGTCCATCTCCCACATGGGAGTGGGTAGGTACCACAGAGGTCTGATGATCCACCAAGGTCTTGGCCATTGTTGAAATGCTAGCTGCCATTGTGTGCTGTACACAACTTCTCAACAACtcatctctaggtttcttcctcagTTTCTGCCTTCTATGGAGTTTTTCATAACCACTGTGCTTCTGCCTCTGCGTtccttgctctttggggttttaggctgggtatctatctgtgacaactgctgatggaAAAAGGACATTCGATTGATTGATCAAGGATAACCTTGAAGAATAATGCTGACATAGTTTTGCATCTTTTTCATTCAGAGTTCTGGAGCTCCCAGCTGAACTTCAGAGGTCCACGCAATGGGCCCCCACGAGTGGAGGAGGCACCGCTGCCCCCTAGCCCCACCCCTGAGGATTGTGCCACACCCGAGGAGAGCCCCACCCTGTTTCAAGAGTTCTGCTCCATCCAAACACGCAGCCCCCGGGAGCTGAACTGTGGGGCAGCAGGCCAAGGGGCTCTCTGTTTCATCAACCCACTCTTCCTGCAGTTCCAGACTGCACTGCACAGACGCCGCCACCAGTTTAAACGCAGCCTCAAGGTGCGTGTCTCCACTGAGAACTCTAGCCCCTTGTCCCCACCATttgctcctccccctcccccacctctGCTGGCCAAGAAAAAGAGCAAGAAGGTCCATCAGGCCAGTAGAGCAGTGGAGGCCAgagtggagggtgagggagggacaGCACCCGTCCAGGAGGACTCAGACTACTTGCAGCCATGCTTGGTTCTTCCAGTTCTTCCAAAAAAGACCAGGGTCACACCCACACTGTCTCCCACTGCAGAGGAGGATGACTACCATGTTCCTATAGGTCTCTTGCAGGGACTGGGCCAGGAGAAAGGaggtgagggggaggaggtgagtgAGGAGGTGGATCTCTTGCTGGAGCAGAGATATGCTCCCTCCCTGAGTGAGCTGGACAGCAGCAGTTCCCTCAGCAGCttggaggaggcagaggagaacTCAGAGCGACCTCCCCTCACCAGGGGAACAAGTAACCCCTCACCCCCATGCACCTCTCCCGCTCGTCAGCCCGTCTCAGCCATGCGCAAGCTTAGTGCAGCCTTTGTGTCCTTCTTTGTGCCTGAGAAGTGCGTGACGAGGCTGGTGGAGGACCTGTCCCGTGACAAGAGGACTGCGTTTGGTCTCCTGGTGCAGGACTTCCTCAGGCAGCAGCGCGAGGTGATCAAGCCTCAGTGCCAGAGATCTGGCATAGAGCTACTGCAGGGCATCCGTCTCTTCCTCTCCCAGGCCAAGACCTTCCTGCTGGACTGTGGAGACCTACAGCCCCCCATTGAGACCATGGTGCATGATGATGAGAAAGGTACAGCAGACATTAGTCAAGTAAACTGTCAAAATATGCTCAGTCACTTTAAATACAACCAGTACTAGCATGTTTCCCTAGTGATGATGACGTGACATTTTATGAATGTGCTTGTTTGTGTGCAGACCTGGTGCTGGAGAAAGCCATGTTCCGCTGTGTGCTGAAACCTTTGAAAGGACAGATAGATGGGACACTGCAAACTTTGCATGAGCGAGACCGCTCCACCCAAAGCATGGCAGAGAGCCTGGCTAAGGCTAGGGGAAAGACCCCGTTGGAGTGTTTTGGAGTGCGGGTGGGAGTGCCGGATGCTGCCAATGTGGAGAAGGTGCGGCAGAAGTTAGCTCTCATGAGGCGGGCCTACTCTCCCATTGACAAGGTTGTGCTGCTCCTGCAGGTCTGCAAGCTCATCTATAAAGCCATGAAGGACAATTCAGGTGAGGGCTTTTCTTTGAGTGAATGtgatagagaaataaacattacagAACCAACAGCTGCTATCCCTACCATCGTTGGTCTTGTCTTGTCAACATTGTTGCTTTGTCTTGTCTCCATGAGCAGGCCAGGAGTTCGGTGCAGATGACTTCCTGCCAGCCTTGTCCTATGTCCTCGTACAGTGTAACATGCCTGAGCTGTCTGTGGAGGTGGAGTACATGATGGAACTGCTGGAGTCATCATGGCTCAAAGGGGAGGGTAAGGCTTTAAATATGAAGTATTTATACTTTAAATGTGAAAATAATTTGAATAGTATGTGATGCCAAATAGCCATTTTGTAATGCTTGTACCAGGTGGGTACTACCTGACCAGTGTGTATGCCAGCCTGTGCCTGATCCAGAGCAAGCCTGAAGTAGTACCCTCCAGTGGGCTGACCCGCGAGGCCAGAGACTCTTTGAAAGACTGGAGCCGGCGCCGGAGCCTCCAGGCGCAAAGCCAGAAAAACTTACGACAGCAACTGGTACGGCTCAATTCATTGATTTATTAGCACCAATACTGTATAGCAGGGGTaggcaactatactgaacaaaaatataagcgcaacatgcaacaaattcaaagattttactgagttacagttcatataaaagaaatcagtcaatttaaatacatttattaggccctaatctatggatttcacatgactgggaatacagatatgcatctgttggtcacagataccttaaaaaaaaggtagaggcatggatcagaaaaccagtcagtatctggtgtgaccaccatttgcctcatgcagcgcaacgcaacacatctcctttgcatagagttgatcaggctgttgattgtggcctgtggaattttgtcccactcctcttcaatggctgtgcaaagttgctggatattggcaggaactggaacacgctgtcgtaccgttgatccagagcatcccaaacatgctcaatgggtaacatgtctggtaagtatgcaggccatggaagaactgggacattttcagcttgcaggaactgtgtacagatcattgcgacatggggccgtgctgaaacatgaggtgataacAGCAGATGAATGGCATAACACTGGGCCTTAGgctctcgtcacggtatctctgtgcattcaaatttccatcgataaaatgcaattatgttcattgtccgtagtttatgcatgcccataccataaccccaccaccaccatggggcattctgttcacaacgttgacatcagcaaaccgctcgcccacacgatgctatacacatggtctgcagttgtgaggttgGGTCTTCGTACTGCAATATTTTCGAAAAAAatgttggaggcagtttatgggacattcctgcagtcagcattccaattgcacgctccctcaacttgactcATCCCtggtgacaaaattgcacattttagagtggccttttattgtcccaacccaaggtgcacctgtgtaatgatcattctgtttaatcagcttcttgatattccacacctgtcaggtagatgcattatcttggcaaaggagaaatgctcactaaaaggtatgtaaacaaatttgtgcacaatattttagagaaataagctttttatgcgtatggaacatttctgggatcttttatttcagctcatgaaaccaacactttacatggtgcgtttatatttttttcagtgtagATTCAGCCACGGGATGATTTTTGTCAGTGGAACAGTtgtaatttgtacactgcaaattgaccacaactaagcccaaaaagagATTCATTTAggatattttcaaatacaaactCATTTTTAGCTTAATTCCTTTTGACTTGACTGTCCTTTTTTaaaacaaaactgaaatatccccTTTCCCCCCTTGCAGGCTAATTTCTGCCTGTTGCCGACCCCCACTGTAAAGAATCCCACATCTAGCAGTAATACTGAACAGAAATTAACACACACTCGTCATAACTAACAGATGTGGAATAATATGCCACAGTAGAATATCTCTGTACCCCAAAGCAACCGTAAGGAATGCTTGATACTGTTCTCCTGGGTACATACCTTCTTTTCATTCTGTGTTGCAGAGGTGTGTCAGGGTTCTGTTTCTAGATGGAGAGAACAGCTGGATGAAAACCCTGCAGTGGAGAGCAGGAGTTAGTGGGGGGGCCCTGACCCAG
Encoded here:
- the LOC139552669 gene encoding RNA-binding protein 4-like, translating into MESTDKNEAIKLFVGNLALDTSQEDLTQLFGPYGQVVTCSVLRQFAFIHLQGDGAADLAIRELNGREFRGRNLVVEESRGRPMHSTKVFVGNLSAMCSAEDLQELFQTFGKVLECDKVKARLSSSAGYAFVHMERKEDAVQAIEALHGTTFKGRPLSVELSNVQPSNPTTTTAKAPVMSHYATENPSINPHMEHHQSQAAVLAAAVAAAAGLPLQVQQSLHNSVYNTTSFDPTYAALKGMTAASATDGTPVSPAVYGALASQVYGSVADQVYDSIANQAASYQNSATPDTEGYSNQYDPTAGEAPSAQAAVNPAYGGASALYNASSAYGSMGGAEPTAQAIFEAARARFFQQGQQVLAEQQMGTKSGDRDRSPVRRSTPLLPDPVPQPFPQPRPKRRALLPTPPGRPEDPAADRDPIARCYAEYYQQVQQYQQYQQYQQQYQQYQYGYPPPAPTQMPPTMPNYQMPMQAPPPTEAHNLEAPATYAPARAYEPPPSHKEPLLRRPDYSHMPEHR
- the LOC139552667 gene encoding ras and Rab interactor 1-like isoform X1; amino-acid sequence: MKVCKKTADQGSAAHRVVQTEQHARQNVSVDKTWKQMQEDPVYDFPEPVGKPIGERRACLQRSSLKSISVLDRLLLTHPVWLQLSINSATALHILQREPPGTFLVRKSNTSQKKVLCVRLADDCLPSFFKQFVIQELDSTFSLERAAISFPDLCRLIAFYCVSRDVLPFPLELPEAIVKASSHKQLESISHMGVEFWSSQLNFRGPRNGPPRVEEAPLPPSPTPEDCATPEESPTLFQEFCSIQTRSPRELNCGAAGQGALCFINPLFLQFQTALHRRRHQFKRSLKVRVSTENSSPLSPPFAPPPPPPLLAKKKSKKVHQASRAVEARVEGEGGTAPVQEDSDYLQPCLVLPVLPKKTRVTPTLSPTAEEDDYHVPIGLLQGLGQEKGGEGEEVSEEVDLLLEQRYAPSLSELDSSSSLSSLEEAEENSERPPLTRGTSNPSPPCTSPARQPVSAMRKLSAAFVSFFVPEKCVTRLVEDLSRDKRTAFGLLVQDFLRQQREVIKPQCQRSGIELLQGIRLFLSQAKTFLLDCGDLQPPIETMVHDDEKDLVLEKAMFRCVLKPLKGQIDGTLQTLHERDRSTQSMAESLAKARGKTPLECFGVRVGVPDAANVEKVRQKLALMRRAYSPIDKVVLLLQVCKLIYKAMKDNSGQEFGADDFLPALSYVLVQCNMPELSVEVEYMMELLESSWLKGEGGYYLTSVYASLCLIQSKPEVVPSSGLTREARDSLKDWSRRRSLQAQSQKNLRQQLRCVRVLFLDGENSWMKTLQWRAGVSGGALTQLCAAKFGVDNPELYKLYWRREGEIKALPAQAQIQDLQGQGSSGTPLIYQQANQDQLKTRKLNREEAVDLMGLP
- the LOC139552667 gene encoding ras and Rab interactor 2-like isoform X2; this encodes MKMQEDPVYDFPEPVGKPIGERRACLQRSSLKSISVLDRLLLTHPVWLQLSINSATALHILQREPPGTFLVRKSNTSQKKVLCVRLADDCLPSFFKQFVIQELDSTFSLERAAISFPDLCRLIAFYCVSRDVLPFPLELPEAIVKASSHKQLESISHMGVEFWSSQLNFRGPRNGPPRVEEAPLPPSPTPEDCATPEESPTLFQEFCSIQTRSPRELNCGAAGQGALCFINPLFLQFQTALHRRRHQFKRSLKVRVSTENSSPLSPPFAPPPPPPLLAKKKSKKVHQASRAVEARVEGEGGTAPVQEDSDYLQPCLVLPVLPKKTRVTPTLSPTAEEDDYHVPIGLLQGLGQEKGGEGEEVSEEVDLLLEQRYAPSLSELDSSSSLSSLEEAEENSERPPLTRGTSNPSPPCTSPARQPVSAMRKLSAAFVSFFVPEKCVTRLVEDLSRDKRTAFGLLVQDFLRQQREVIKPQCQRSGIELLQGIRLFLSQAKTFLLDCGDLQPPIETMVHDDEKDLVLEKAMFRCVLKPLKGQIDGTLQTLHERDRSTQSMAESLAKARGKTPLECFGVRVGVPDAANVEKVRQKLALMRRAYSPIDKVVLLLQVCKLIYKAMKDNSGQEFGADDFLPALSYVLVQCNMPELSVEVEYMMELLESSWLKGEGGYYLTSVYASLCLIQSKPEVVPSSGLTREARDSLKDWSRRRSLQAQSQKNLRQQLRCVRVLFLDGENSWMKTLQWRAGVSGGALTQLCAAKFGVDNPELYKLYWRREGEIKALPAQAQIQDLQGQGSSGTPLIYQQANQDQLKTRKLNREEAVDLMGLP